The proteins below come from a single Peromyscus leucopus breed LL Stock chromosome 13, UCI_PerLeu_2.1, whole genome shotgun sequence genomic window:
- the Carf gene encoding LOW QUALITY PROTEIN: calcium-responsive transcription factor (The sequence of the model RefSeq protein was modified relative to this genomic sequence to represent the inferred CDS: inserted 1 base in 1 codon) — MDQCPSLGVSRSDGGEPPGETRAPEHLTCMDSGDSSFGQNDSPTVLPIPAAETDESLTSQDMPETLPEAQTLHVEQFRLLDPNGQPVQYDLQPLGDSNAQMMIATSPSENGQVLHVIPSTQTGMAQVIIPQEPLVDVTSPQDASEEKSTDRSLPTVRADTLEASTNDYMLRSQASLEFPKKSGTRMLEEPSPAPLQPLSCNTPIWACRLRSCEKIGDSYRGYCVSETELESILTFHKQQTRSVWGTRQSPSPAKPATRLMWKSQYVXYDGIPFVNAGSRAVVMECQYGPRRKGFQLKRISEQESRSCHLYKATCPARIYIKKVQKFPEYRVPTDPQIDRKIIRMEQEKAFTMLKKNLVDAGGVLRWYVQLPTQQAHQYHELETRGLPLSPAPFSVSAPEEEETVVRDENCALPSRLHPQVAHKIQELVSQGVGHVYAVRKQLRKFVERELFKPDEVPERHNLSFFPTVNDIKNHIHEVQKSLRTGDVVYNSEVIPATLQWTTDSGNILRETVTVTFAEGHSVGEPVASSVGAHRTQTSLSPEPCHLLSPLSSFQPKIFSHLQGLKLQPRLSSPDGSQALVSGTSHPSSSPSGLLDTVGNAVVNNHSLLLGQSQSLRTDTCLTQNNSTASTMGNLSESVQNLGMDQLVEVEDVEDTGNLEGSVNKILLGDVQTVPMRIIDSHPALIEESLEDTLSVNQVKQEPKEPTLSMGAKTFLDCQKLSAT; from the exons ATGGACCAGTGTCCTTCACTAGGAGTCAGCCGCAGTGATGGCGGAGAGCCCCCAGGAGAAACTCGGGCACCTGAG CATCTGACCTGTATGGACTCTGGGGATTCTTCCTTTGGACAGAATGATTCCCCTACTGTTTTGCCCATTCCTGCTGCTGAAACAGATGAGTCACTCACATCCCAGGACATGCCAGAGACACTGCCCGAGGCACAGACCCTTCATGTGGAGCAGTTTCGTCTTTTGGACCCAAATGGGCAGCCTGTTCAATATGACCTTCAGCCACTGGGAGATTCTAACGCACAAATG ATGATCGCTACGAGCCCATCAGAAAACGGACAGGTGCTTCATGTAATTCCATCTACCCAGACAGGAATGGCTCAAGTGATTATACCTCAGGAGCCGCTTGTGGATGTGACTAGTCCTCAAG ATGCCTCTGAAGAGAAATCCACTGACAGAAGCTTACCAACTGTAAGAGCAGACACTCTAGAAGCCAGTACCAATGACTACATGCTTCGTTCTCAAGCATCCCTTGAGTTTCCCAAAAAGTCAGGGACCAG aatGCTCGAAGAACCTTCGCCGGCTCCTCTTCAGCCCCTGTCTTGTAACACACCGATCTGGGCCTGCCGCCTGAGGAGTTGTGAG AAAATTGGAGATTCCTACCGTGGCTACTGTGTCAGTGAGACTGAACTAGAAAGCATCCTCACTTTTCACAAGCAGCAAACCCGGAGTGTCTGGGGCACCCGCCAGTCTCCAAGCCCAGCCAAACCTGCCACGCGCTTGATGTGGAAGTCCCAGTATG CCTACGATGGCATCCCGTTTGTCAATGCAG GTAGTCGAGCTGTAGTAATGGAGTGTCAGTATGGACCAAGAAGGAAAGGTTTCCAGTTAAAAAGAATCAGTGAGCAAGAAAGTAGGTCTTGTCATCTCTACAAAGCTACTTGTCCAGCCAG GATTTACATTAAAAAGGTACAGAAGTTCCCTGAATATAGAGTGCCTACAGACCCCCAGATAGACAGGAAGATCATCAGAATGGAGCAGGAGAAAGCCTTCACCATGCTGAAGAAGAACTTGGTAGATGCTGGTGGTGTTCTTCG ATGGTATGTGCAGTTACCTACACAGCAAGCTCATCAGTATCATGAGCTGGAGACTCGGGGCCTCCCTCTCTCACCGGCTCCTTTTTCTGTGTCTGCtcctgaggaagaggaaactgtagTCAGAGATGAGAACTGTGCGTTGCCCTCGCGCCTCCACCCGCAAGTAGCGCATAAGATTCAGGAGCTAGTGTCACAGGGCGTGGGACACGTGTACGCAGTGAGGAAGCAGCTCAG GAAATTTGTGGAAAGAGAACTGTTCAAACCTGATGAGGTACCTGAAAGacataatttatcattttttccaACTGTAAATGATATAAAAAATCATATCCATGAGGTACAGAAATCATTGAGGACTGGAGATGTGGTATATAACTCAGAGGTGATTCCAGCAACG CTTCAGTGGACTACAGATAGTGGGAATATTCTCAGAGAGACTGTAACAGTTACGTTTGCAGAAG GACATTCAGTAGGAGAACCAGTTGCCAGCAGCGTGGGGGCGCATCGGACACAGACTTCTCTGTCTCCAGAGCCATGTCACCTGCTCTCCCCACTTTCTTCATTTCAGCCCAAAATCTTCTCACACTTACAG GGTTTGAAGTTACAGCCAAGACTTTCCTCTCCTGATGGATCACAAGCTCTGGTGTCAGGAACTAGCCATCCTTCCTCCAGTCCTTCAGGACTTCTGGATACAGTAGGAAATGCTGTAGTGAATAATCATTCTCTGCTGCTTGGTCAAAGCCAGAGCCTTCGAACAGATACATGCCTAACACAAAACAATAGCACTGCCTCTACCATGGGGAATCTCTCGGAATCAGTTCAGAATCTCGGAATGGATCAGCTGGTGGAAGTTGAAGATGTTGAGGATACGGGGAATCTGGAAGGAAGTGTAAATAAGATTCTCTTGGGAGATGTGCAAACTGTTCCAATGCGAATCATAGACAGCCATCCAGCTCTTA